One window of the Camelina sativa cultivar DH55 chromosome 1, Cs, whole genome shotgun sequence genome contains the following:
- the LOC104789351 gene encoding beta-amylase 1, chloroplastic — translation MALNISHQLGVLAGTPIKSGEMTDSSMLSASPPSARMMMSSKPMNRNYKSHGTDPSPPMSPVLGATRADLSVACKAYAVESGVETMEEVQRTYKEGGIVEKREGGGVPVFVMMPLDSVTMGNTVNRRKAMKASLQALKSAGVEGIMIDVWWGLVEKESPGTYNWGGYSELLEMAKKLGLKVQAVMSFHQCGGNVGDSVTIPLPQWVIEEVDKDPELAYTDQWGRRNHEYVSLGADTLPVLKGRTPVQCYGDFMRAFRDNFKHLLGDTIVEIQVGMGPAGELRYPSYPEQEGTWKFPGIGAFQCYDKYSLSSLKAAAEAYGKPEWGSTGPTDAGHYNNWPEDTQFFKKEDGGWNTEYGEFFLSWYSQMLLDHGERILSSAKSIFESTGVKISVKIAGIHWHYGTRSHAPELTAGYYNTRFRDGYLPIAQMLARHNAIFNFTCIEMRDHEQPQDALCAPEKLVNQVALATLAAEVPLAGENALPRYDDYAHEQILKATALSFDQNSEGEKREMCAFTYLRMNPELFQANNWGKFVAFVKKMGEGRDSHRCWEEVEREAEHFVHVTQPLVQEAAVALTH, via the exons atggcgctTAATATATCGCATCAGCTCGGAGTACTCGCCGGAACTCCGATCAAATCCGGCGAAATGACCGATTCGTCGATGTTATCTGCTTCACCACCATCGGCGAGGATGATGATGTCCTCTAAACCGATGAATCGAAACTACAAGTCTCACGGGACAGATCCATCGCCTCCGATGAGTCCTGTTTTAGGTGCGACGCGTGCGGATCTGTCGGTGGCGTGTAAAGCTTACGCGGTGGAGAGCGGAGTTGAGACTATGGAGGAGGTACAGAGAACGTATAAAGAAGGAGGGATTGtggaaaagagagaaggaggaggTGTTCCTGTGTTTGTTATGATGCCGCTCGATAGTGTTACGATGGGGAATACGGTGAATCGGAGGAAGGCGATGAAAGCGAGTTTGCAGGCGTTGAAGAGTGCTGGTGTTGAAGGGATTATGATTGATGTGTGGTGGGGTTTGGTTGAGAAGGAGTCTCCTGGTACTTATAATTGGGGTGGTTATAGTGAGTTGCTTGAGATGGCTAAGAAGCTTGGGCTTAAGGTTCAAGCTGTTATGTCGTTTCATCAGTGTGGTGGTAACGTTGGTGACTCTGTAAC TATTCCTCTGCCTCAGTGGGTTATTGAAGAGGTTGACAAGGACCCAGAGCTTGCATACACTGATCAGTGGGGAAGAAGGAACCATGAGTATGTATCACTTGGTGCGGATACACTTCCAGTTCTTAAAGGTAGAACTCCCGTGCAGTGCTATGGGGATTTCATGCGTGCTTTCAGAGACAACTTCAAGCATCTTCTTGGAGACACCATTGTG gAAATCCAAGTGGGAATGGGACCTGCAGGAGAGCTGCGTTACCCTTCGTACCCCGAGCAAGAGGGTACATGGAAGTTCCCAGGGATTGGAGCCTTCCAGTGCTATGATAAG tactCACTAAGCAGCTTGAAAGCAGCAGCTGAGGCTTATGGGAAGCCAGAGTGGGGTAGTACTGGTCCAACCGATGCTGGTCACTACAATAACTGGCCAGAAGACACTCAGTTCTTCAAAAAAGAAGATGGTGGTTGGAACACAGAGTACGGAGAGTTCTTCCTCTCGTGGTACTCTCAGATGCTGCTAGATCATGGTGAGCGGATTCTTTCATCAGCCAAATCGATATTCGAAAGCACGGGTGTCAAAATATCTGTCAAAATCGCTGGAATCCACTGGCACTACGGGACCCGTTCTCACGCCCCTGAGCTCACAGCGGGATACTACAACACAAGGTTCAGAGATGGGTACCTACCGATCGCCCAAATGTTAGCCAGACACAACGCCATATTCAACTTCACATGTATCGAGATGAGGGACCACGAACAGCCTCAGGACGCGCTTTGTGCACCAGAGAAGCTAGTTAACCAGGTGGCTCTAGCCACTCTGGCCGCAGAAGTTCCTCTAGCTGGTGAAAACGCATTGCCTAGGTACGATGACTATGCGCACGAGCAGATCCTCAAGGCCACAGCGCTGAGCTTCGATCAGAACAGCGAGGGAGAAAAGCGAGAGATGTGTGCATTTACTTACCTAAGGATGAACCCGGAGTTGTTTCAGGCGAATAACTGGGGGAAATTTGTAGCGTTTGTGAAGAAAATGGGCGAAGGAAGAGACTCTCATAGGTGTTGGGAAGAAGTTGAGCGTGAAGCTGAGCATTTTGTGCACGTTACTCAGCCGCTGGTTCAAGAAGCTGCAGTGGCTCTCACTCACTAG